From the Variovorax paradoxus genome, the window GCGTCTCGAGCCCTACAAGCGCAGCAACGGCCTGGTGGGCGACTTCGACGTGCCGCTGGGCCTGTACCTGCAGCCCGCCAGCCCGCGCGAGATCATCGCGCGCATGCTGCGCAACCTGAAGGAAGTGCACCACGCGCAGGAAGACTGGCAGCGCGTCATCGCCGTCCAGGACCGCCTCATCGTGCTGCTGCCGGCCGCCTGGGGCGAGTACCGCGACCGCGGCATCGCGCATGCCGAGCAGGGCAATGCCGCGCAGGCCGTGCGCGACCTCGAGACCTACCTGGCGAAGGCCGACGACGCCCTCGACATCGACGCCGTCGCGGAGCGCGTGGCCGCCCTGCGCAGGGCGGCCAACGGATGACAGCCAAGGCCGGCGTGAGTGCGGCGCCCGACCTGGGCACGCTGCACCGGTTCCACGGTGTGCAGCCGGTGCTGCCGGTGTCGGACGTCACTCGCGCCGCGCGATGGTTCCGCGATGTGCTGGGCTTCGAGCTCGACTTCATCGCCGGCGAGCCGCCGAGCTACGCCCGCGTGAAGAAGGGCGACGGCAGCCACGGCGACCCGGTCTACCTGCGGCTGTGGCAGTGCAACGTGCGCGACGCCGGGCCGTGGCGCGGCGAGATCGTGATCTGCGTGGGCAACGACATCGACGGGCTGCACGCCGCGTACGTGAAGCGCGGCGTGGCGATCGTCGAGCCGCCTGTCTCGCACCCCTGGGGCCTGCGCGAGTTCGCGATCCGCGAGCCTGACGGCCACCTGCTGCGCTTCGCTGCGGAAGCCTGAAACACAAAATTACATGCGGATCGATGCCGATGTGTCGATCCGGCGTGCGCTCGCCCGACGTGTGAACAGGAGCAGGCGGGTCCGAAGCCGCTCCCGAGCTCATCAACCTTCAGGAGAAAAGACATGCGATTCATGATTCTGGTCAAGGCCAACAAGGATTCCGAAGCCGGCGTGATGCCGAGCACCGAGATCCTCACCGCGATGGGCAAGTTCAACGAGGAGCTGGTCAAGGCCGGCGTGCTGCTGGCCGGCGAGGGCCTGCATCCCAGTTCCAAGGGGGTGCGCGTGCGCTGCGAAGGCCCGACGAAGCGCACCGTCATCGACGGCCCGTTCGCCGAAACCAAGGAACTGCTGGCCGGCTTCTGGCTGTTCCAGGTGAAGTCGAAGGAAGAAGCCATCGAATGGATCAAACGCAGTCCGTTCCAGGAAGGCGAGATCGAGATCCGCCAGGTGTTCGAGGCGGCCGACTTCGGCGACTCGATGACGCCCGAACTGCTGGCGCAGGAAGACCGCCTGCGCGCCGAGGCCGAGGCTCGCACCAAGGCCGGCAGCTGAACCCGGGAGACACGCCATGCGATTCATGCTCCTGATGATTCCCCACGGCTACGAAACGGCCGCGCCCGGCACCATTCCCGACGACGTCGAAGCCGTCTCGGCCATGATGGCCTACAACGAGTCGATGCAGAAGGCCGGCGTGCTCATCACCTGCGATGGCCTGCACCCGCCCTCGATGGGGGCGCGCGTCAGCTTCAAGGGACGCAAGCCCTCGGTCGTCGACGGTCCGTTCGCCGAGGCCAAGGAGGTGCTCGGCGGCTTCTGGATCATCGACGTGCCGTCGCGCGCCGCCGCCATCGAGTGGGCCGCGCGCTGCCCGGGCGGCGACAACGAGGTCATCGAGGTCCGCCAGATCCAGGAGATCGGCGACTTCCCGGCCGAAGTGCAGGCGGTGGCCACCGAGTTCACGTCGATGCAGACCGTGAAGAAGGCCGGGCCCTGAGGCCATGAGCCAAGACGACGCCACCCGCCGCACGCTCGAGGCGGTGTGGCGCATGGAGTCCGCGAAGATCATCGCCACCGTCGCACGCATGGTGCGCGACGTGGGCCTCGCAGAAGAGCTTGCGCAGGATGCGCTGGTCTCGGCGCTCGAGCAGTGGACGTCCGACGGCGTGCCCGACAACCCCGCCGCGTGGCTCACCGCCGTGGCCAAGCGTCGCGCGCTCGACCGCCTGCGCCACCTGCAGCTGGCCGAGCACAAGGCCGGCGAGATCGGCCGCGAACTCGACGCGCAGCACGACATCGCGCAGTCCGAGCTTGCCGAGGCGGTCGATGCGGCGCTCGACGACGACATCGGCGACGACCTGCTGCGGCTGGTGTTCACCGCCTGCCATCCGGTGCTGTCGACCGAGGCCCGCGTGGCGCTCACGCTGCGGGTGATGGGCGGCCTCGCCACCGACGAGATCGCGCGTGCCTTCCTGGTGCCCGAGGCCACCGTCGCGCAGCGCATCGTTCGCGCCAAGCGCACGCTGGCCGAGGCGCGCGTGCCCTTCGAGGTGCCGCGCCGGCACGAGCTCGAGGCGCGGCTCGCGTCGGTGCTCGAAGTCATCTACCTGGTCTTCAACGAGGGCTACTCGGCCACGGCGGGCGACGACTGGATGCGGCCTTCGCTGTGCGAGGAAGCCCTGCGGCTGGGGCGCATCCTGGCCGAGCTGGTGCCCGCGGAGCCCGAGGTGCACGGACTGGTCGCGCTGATGGAGATCCAGGCCTCGCGCACCGCGGCGCGCCTGGGACCTTCAGGCGAGCCGGTGCTGCTGCTCGAGCAGAACCGCGCGCGTTGGGACCGGATGCTGATCGGCCGCGGCCTGGCGGCGCTCGCGCGTGCCGAGGCGCGTGCACAGGCGCTGGGCGGCGCGCTCGGGCCCTATGCGCTGCAGGCCGCCATCGCCAGCTGTCATGGCCGCGCGCGCTCCGCCGCCGAAACCGACTGGGCCCGCATCGCCGCGCTGTACGACGCGCTGGCCGAGCTTGCGCCGTCGCCCATCGTGGAACTCAACCGCGCGGTGGCGCTGTCGATGGCCTTCGGGCCGGCGGCCGGGCTGGAGGTGGTGGACGCGCTCGTCGACGAGCCGGCGCTCAAGGCCTACCACCTGCTGCCGGCCGTGCGTGGCGACCTGCTCTTCAAGCTCGGGCGCCACGAGGAGGCGCGCAGGGAGTTCGACCGCGCCGCCGCGCTCACGCGCAACACGCGCGAGAAGGCGCT encodes:
- a CDS encoding RNA polymerase sigma factor; amino-acid sequence: MSQDDATRRTLEAVWRMESAKIIATVARMVRDVGLAEELAQDALVSALEQWTSDGVPDNPAAWLTAVAKRRALDRLRHLQLAEHKAGEIGRELDAQHDIAQSELAEAVDAALDDDIGDDLLRLVFTACHPVLSTEARVALTLRVMGGLATDEIARAFLVPEATVAQRIVRAKRTLAEARVPFEVPRRHELEARLASVLEVIYLVFNEGYSATAGDDWMRPSLCEEALRLGRILAELVPAEPEVHGLVALMEIQASRTAARLGPSGEPVLLLEQNRARWDRMLIGRGLAALARAEARAQALGGALGPYALQAAIASCHGRARSAAETDWARIAALYDALAELAPSPIVELNRAVALSMAFGPAAGLEVVDALVDEPALKAYHLLPAVRGDLLFKLGRHEEARREFDRAAALTRNTREKALLLARARACLPA
- a CDS encoding bleomycin resistance protein, encoding MTAKAGVSAAPDLGTLHRFHGVQPVLPVSDVTRAARWFRDVLGFELDFIAGEPPSYARVKKGDGSHGDPVYLRLWQCNVRDAGPWRGEIVICVGNDIDGLHAAYVKRGVAIVEPPVSHPWGLREFAIREPDGHLLRFAAEA
- a CDS encoding YciI family protein, yielding MRFMILVKANKDSEAGVMPSTEILTAMGKFNEELVKAGVLLAGEGLHPSSKGVRVRCEGPTKRTVIDGPFAETKELLAGFWLFQVKSKEEAIEWIKRSPFQEGEIEIRQVFEAADFGDSMTPELLAQEDRLRAEAEARTKAGS
- a CDS encoding YciI family protein — encoded protein: MRFMLLMIPHGYETAAPGTIPDDVEAVSAMMAYNESMQKAGVLITCDGLHPPSMGARVSFKGRKPSVVDGPFAEAKEVLGGFWIIDVPSRAAAIEWAARCPGGDNEVIEVRQIQEIGDFPAEVQAVATEFTSMQTVKKAGP